In a single window of the Pirellulales bacterium genome:
- a CDS encoding thiamine pyrophosphate-dependent enzyme translates to MSQSNLGTLDRAAPPAETASTAGLSIGDYLIRRLQEYGIHDVFGIPGDYILSFYNMLDSSPIHVVGCTREDCAGFAADAYARVRGMGAVCVTYCVGGLSLCNSIAGAYAEKSAVVVIAGSPGMNERINNPLLHHKVRDFRTQAEVFEKICAAGTELTDPAIAFREIDRVLDAAARTKRPVYIELPRDMVHVVPENPHSLRSTEAAASDPAALAEAVAEAVAWINSSRKAVIVAGVEIHRFGLQDEVVALAENSQIAIAATIMGKSVVSELHPLYVGLYEGAMGRDEVTQFVEQSDCVILLGTFMTDLNLGVFTAHLDPRSCIYATSEQLRIRHHHFQGVQLADFIRALAAAKPAPPARKLPPPQRQEPFHLEPDAPITVTRLMARLNESLDDETAVIADVGDSLFAATELIVHSKTLFISPAYYTSMGFAVPAALGVQVGRPDLRSVVLVGDGAFQMTAMELSTIVRNGFPTIVIVLDNKGYGTERFLHPGKFNDINPWQYQKLPEILNGGTGYEVRTEGEFDDALRKAWADTSAMSLIRVHIGLTDRSQALSRLADKLSHRI, encoded by the coding sequence ATGTCGCAATCGAATCTCGGCACGCTCGATCGCGCCGCTCCGCCGGCGGAAACCGCCTCGACCGCCGGTTTGTCGATCGGCGACTATTTGATTCGCCGGCTGCAAGAATACGGCATCCACGACGTGTTTGGCATTCCGGGCGACTATATCCTGAGCTTCTACAACATGCTCGATTCCAGCCCGATCCACGTCGTCGGCTGCACGCGCGAGGATTGCGCGGGCTTTGCCGCCGATGCCTATGCCCGGGTGCGCGGGATGGGGGCGGTGTGCGTGACGTATTGCGTCGGCGGACTGAGTTTGTGCAATTCGATAGCCGGGGCGTATGCCGAGAAATCGGCGGTCGTGGTGATTGCCGGTTCGCCGGGAATGAACGAACGGATCAACAATCCGCTGTTGCACCACAAGGTGCGCGATTTTCGCACGCAAGCCGAGGTGTTCGAAAAAATCTGCGCTGCAGGCACCGAACTGACCGACCCGGCGATCGCTTTCCGCGAGATCGACCGCGTGCTCGACGCCGCCGCGCGAACCAAGCGGCCGGTGTATATCGAATTGCCGCGCGACATGGTCCACGTCGTGCCGGAGAATCCGCATTCGCTCCGCTCGACCGAGGCGGCGGCAAGCGATCCGGCGGCATTGGCCGAGGCGGTGGCCGAAGCGGTCGCTTGGATCAACAGCAGCCGGAAGGCCGTGATCGTTGCCGGGGTCGAGATTCATCGGTTTGGTTTGCAAGATGAAGTGGTGGCGCTGGCCGAGAACTCGCAAATCGCCATCGCCGCGACGATCATGGGCAAGAGCGTCGTGAGCGAATTGCATCCGCTCTACGTGGGGCTTTATGAAGGAGCGATGGGGCGCGACGAGGTGACGCAATTCGTCGAACAGAGCGATTGTGTCATTCTGCTCGGCACGTTCATGACCGACTTGAACCTGGGCGTGTTTACGGCCCATCTCGATCCGCGATCCTGCATCTATGCCACGAGCGAACAGCTTCGCATTCGGCACCATCATTTCCAGGGCGTGCAGCTGGCCGACTTCATCCGGGCCTTGGCAGCGGCGAAACCGGCGCCGCCCGCGCGCAAGCTCCCCCCGCCGCAGCGGCAAGAGCCCTTCCACCTCGAGCCCGACGCGCCGATCACCGTCACGCGGCTCATGGCGCGGCTCAACGAATCGCTCGACGACGAAACGGCAGTGATTGCCGACGTCGGCGATTCGCTATTTGCCGCGACGGAGCTGATCGTCCACTCGAAGACGCTATTCATCTCGCCGGCGTATTACACTTCGATGGGCTTTGCCGTGCCGGCGGCGCTCGGAGTGCAAGTCGGCCGGCCCGACTTGCGATCGGTCGTGCTCGTGGGCGACGGGGCATTTCAGATGACGGCGATGGAACTTTCGACGATCGTGCGAAACGGTTTTCCGACGATCGTGATCGTGCTCGACAACAAAGGCTACGGCACCGAGCGGTTTCTGCATCCCGGAAAATTCAACGACATCAACCCCTGGCAGTATCAGAAACTGCCGGAAATTCTCAACGGCGGCACCGGCTATGAAGTCCGCACCGAAGGGGAATTCGACGATGCCCTGCGCAAAGCCTGGGCCGACACGAGCGCCATGAGCCTGATCCGAGTGCACATCGGTCTGACCGACCGCAGCCAGGCCCTCAGCCGATTGGCCGACAAGCTAAGCCACCGGATTTGA
- a CDS encoding sigma-70 family RNA polymerase sigma factor, which yields MALSEIDRNLLARCLARKPKAWEEFVDRFMGLVIHVINHSAQARSIRLSTEDREDLAGDVILTLVKDDFAVLRHFRGESSLATYLTVVTRRVVVHQLLKKKSPARLSDAPEPPHLDGVGGGVAERLQNRDEVQRMLDELDGSEAEVVRMYHLEGKSYQEISSLVGIPENSVGPTLSRARQKMRRVGADPALG from the coding sequence GTGGCACTTTCTGAGATCGACCGCAATCTTTTGGCGCGCTGCTTGGCGCGCAAACCCAAAGCCTGGGAAGAGTTCGTCGATCGGTTCATGGGCCTCGTGATCCATGTGATCAACCATTCGGCGCAAGCGCGGTCGATTCGCCTTTCCACCGAAGACCGCGAAGATCTGGCGGGCGACGTGATCCTCACGCTGGTGAAAGACGATTTCGCCGTGTTGCGCCACTTTCGCGGCGAAAGCAGCCTGGCCACCTATCTCACGGTCGTGACGCGGCGCGTCGTGGTGCATCAGCTCTTAAAAAAAAAGTCTCCAGCCCGACTGAGTGACGCTCCGGAGCCGCCGCATTTGGATGGCGTCGGCGGCGGTGTGGCCGAGCGGCTGCAAAACCGCGACGAAGTGCAGCGCATGCTCGATGAACTCGACGGCTCGGAAGCCGAAGTCGTGCGCATGTATCATCTCGAAGGAAAGAGCTACCAGGAAATCAGCTCGCTGGTAGGCATTCCTGAAAACAGCGTCGGCCCGACGCTGTCTCGCGCGCGGCAAAAGATGCGCCGCGTCGGCGCGGATCCAGCCCTCGGCTAA
- the bcp gene encoding thioredoxin-dependent thiol peroxidase, whose product MGEWIEEGEKAPDFTLEDDRGTKVKLSACRGRPVVLYFYPKDDTPGCTREACAFRDRSAEIAAAGVRIFGISPDTVESHGKFRDKFTLNFPLLADVGHKVAERFGAWREKNMYGKKTMGIQRSTYLIDRDGRVAKAWKSVQVDGHDAKVLEAIAALPT is encoded by the coding sequence ATGGGCGAATGGATCGAAGAAGGGGAAAAGGCCCCCGACTTTACGCTTGAAGACGATCGCGGCACGAAAGTAAAACTTTCCGCCTGCCGCGGCAGGCCCGTCGTGCTCTATTTTTATCCCAAGGACGACACGCCCGGGTGCACGCGCGAGGCATGTGCCTTCCGCGATCGCAGCGCCGAAATCGCGGCTGCGGGCGTCAGAATTTTCGGCATCAGCCCCGACACGGTTGAAAGCCACGGCAAATTCCGCGACAAATTCACGCTGAATTTTCCGCTGCTGGCCGACGTCGGCCACAAAGTTGCCGAGCGGTTTGGCGCGTGGCGCGAAAAGAACATGTACGGCAAGAAAACCATGGGCATCCAGCGATCGACGTATTTGATCGACCGCGATGGCCGGGTGGCGAAAGCCTGGAAAAGCGTGCAGGTCGACGGCCACGACGCCAAGGTTCTCGAAGCAATCGCCGCTCTCCCCACCTAA